The proteins below are encoded in one region of Pantoea sp. At-9b:
- a CDS encoding VOC family protein — protein sequence MSLSPFHLAIPVYDLDAARTFYGTIFGLAEGRSSAQWVDFDFYGHQLVIHEHPKTASQENVHSNPVDGHDVPVPHFGIILHWDEWEALAERLRGFNTKFVIEPYIRFKGQVGEQATMFLFDPCGNALEFKAFKDMSQLFAK from the coding sequence ATGAGCCTTTCCCCGTTTCACCTTGCCATCCCGGTTTACGATCTTGATGCGGCACGTACCTTCTACGGCACCATTTTTGGTTTGGCCGAAGGTCGCTCCAGCGCCCAATGGGTCGATTTTGATTTCTATGGGCATCAGTTGGTGATCCACGAACACCCCAAAACCGCGTCCCAGGAAAATGTGCATTCCAACCCGGTCGACGGCCATGATGTCCCGGTGCCGCACTTCGGCATTATTCTGCATTGGGATGAGTGGGAAGCGCTGGCGGAGCGTTTGCGCGGGTTCAACACCAAATTCGTTATCGAACCCTATATTCGCTTTAAAGGTCAGGTTGGCGAACAGGCCACCATGTTCTTGTTTGACCCCTGCGGCAACGCACTGGAATTCAAAGCCTTTAAAGATATGAGCCAGCTGTTTGCCAAATAA
- a CDS encoding LysR family transcriptional regulator codes for MIRELKTFMVVVQEGNFAAAGDKIGLTQAAVSAQMIRLEAELGFDLFDRSGRSARLNLRGQQLLPQVDELLTLYRHLGDKAELPRPATRVTLGAIASIQRSLLPVALTRFHKQFPGCQTRIVPGLSLELVNLVDAGELDLAAVIRPPFALQADLHWTTLRREPYRLIVPRQVSGDDPTQLLATHPFIRYDRTSFGGRQVDRYLRERGINVQELCEVDELEAIVKLVANGLGVALVPQTQATTRWPKTVRVVEMGGETFYREVGLVQRASHPHSELAGELSRLLVRA; via the coding sequence ATGATCCGGGAACTGAAAACCTTCATGGTGGTGGTGCAGGAGGGTAACTTTGCCGCCGCAGGTGACAAAATTGGTCTGACTCAGGCGGCGGTGAGCGCGCAGATGATCAGGCTGGAAGCCGAACTGGGTTTTGATCTCTTTGACCGTTCCGGGCGGAGCGCCAGGCTCAATTTGCGTGGACAACAGCTACTGCCACAGGTGGATGAACTGTTGACGCTGTATCGTCATCTCGGCGATAAGGCCGAATTGCCCCGCCCGGCAACCCGCGTTACCCTCGGCGCGATTGCCTCAATTCAACGTTCGCTGTTACCGGTGGCGCTTACGCGCTTTCATAAACAGTTTCCGGGCTGTCAGACGCGCATTGTGCCGGGGTTGTCGTTGGAACTGGTTAACCTGGTGGATGCCGGGGAGCTGGATCTGGCGGCGGTGATCCGCCCGCCGTTTGCGTTACAAGCCGACTTACACTGGACAACGTTACGCCGTGAACCCTATCGATTGATTGTGCCGCGCCAGGTGAGCGGGGATGATCCGACACAGCTGTTGGCGACACATCCGTTTATCCGTTATGACCGTACCTCTTTTGGTGGCCGTCAGGTGGATCGTTATCTGCGCGAACGCGGCATCAACGTACAGGAGTTGTGTGAAGTCGATGAGCTGGAAGCGATTGTCAAACTGGTGGCAAATGGGTTGGGAGTGGCGCTGGTGCCACAAACCCAGGCGACAACCCGTTGGCCGAAGACGGTACGGGTGGTGGAGATGGGGGGAGAAACGTTTTACCGCGAAGTAGGGCTGGTGCAGCGGGCCAGCCATCCCCATTCGGAGCTGGCTGGCGAGCTGAGTCGTTTGCTGGTGCGGGCGTAG
- a CDS encoding LacI family DNA-binding transcriptional regulator, which yields MNRKKTTLEQIAAAANVSLSTVDRVMNRRGGVSPAKEARVLEWASKLNVDRVLFRGYMRALRVAILLQSPKNPFYKGLRNAFTDLGAAMAEMRINGVMHYHNPGNIRATIKQVETIAASHDALIVVCPNDADLADALQRVSGQLPILTLATDIPASGRLAYIGPDNRQMGRAAGELMGRFLGERGGDVVVVLGMHNMIGHEERERGFRAVLRERFPACQWVATLESAEDQRRAGDVVRQALLENPRIGGIYNTSSGNSNIIATLQSLGRQAQVITHELTPERRLMLREGSLAAIIDQNPREEARRALALLARHFNRSDDFSLHDNITPFNLFIRENCPAEAEL from the coding sequence ATGAATCGCAAAAAAACCACGCTGGAACAGATTGCAGCAGCAGCTAATGTCAGCCTGAGTACCGTGGACCGGGTGATGAATCGACGCGGTGGCGTCTCTCCGGCCAAAGAGGCGCGGGTGCTGGAATGGGCCAGCAAACTTAACGTCGACCGCGTGTTATTTCGTGGCTATATGCGCGCATTGCGGGTGGCGATATTGCTGCAATCCCCCAAAAATCCGTTCTACAAGGGGCTGCGCAATGCGTTTACCGATCTCGGTGCCGCGATGGCGGAAATGCGGATTAATGGTGTGATGCATTACCACAATCCTGGCAACATCCGCGCCACCATCAAACAGGTGGAAACGATCGCCGCCAGCCATGATGCCTTGATTGTGGTGTGCCCCAATGATGCGGATCTGGCCGATGCGCTACAACGTGTCTCAGGCCAGTTGCCGATTCTCACCCTGGCTACCGATATCCCCGCCAGCGGACGGCTGGCCTATATTGGCCCGGATAACCGGCAAATGGGACGCGCCGCCGGGGAATTGATGGGGCGTTTTCTTGGTGAGCGGGGCGGTGATGTGGTGGTGGTGCTGGGGATGCACAATATGATTGGGCATGAGGAGCGTGAACGTGGTTTTCGCGCGGTGCTGCGTGAGCGTTTTCCGGCCTGCCAGTGGGTGGCAACACTGGAGAGCGCGGAAGATCAACGGCGCGCCGGAGATGTGGTGCGCCAGGCCTTGCTGGAGAATCCACGCATCGGTGGCATTTACAACACCTCGTCAGGCAACAGCAATATCATTGCCACGTTGCAATCACTCGGACGGCAAGCGCAGGTCATCACTCACGAACTGACACCGGAACGACGCTTGATGCTGCGTGAAGGATCGCTGGCGGCGATCATTGATCAAAATCCGCGTGAGGAAGCGCGGCGTGCGCTGGCGCTGCTGGCACGCCATTTCAATCGCAGCGACGACTTTTCGCTGCACGATAACATCACACCGTTCAATTTATTTATTCGTGAGAACTGCCCGGCAGAAGCTGAACTGTAG